The Culex pipiens pallens isolate TS chromosome 2, TS_CPP_V2, whole genome shotgun sequence DNA window CTGCATGCGCTCAAGCCGTATCACGGAATGCTGCTGTTGGTCGATCCGTCGGAATTGCTGGATTGTGTGCCTCCTTCCGGGGCACGAATGTTGCTGCAGCTTATCGAAGCGTACAACCCGTTGAAGAGTCTGCAGAACATGGCGTCGGACGCCGATCTGTTGATTGAGAACGTGTATCAACTGGTTGGCCACTTGGTGTACTGGGCCAAAGCGACCATCATTTATCCACTCTGCGAGACAAACGTCTATGTCATTGCTCCGGATGCTCAGCTGAATATTCACTCGAATCTCCCGGACAAGTTCGCCACCAAGTTTCCCGGCATGTCGCTATTTGAGGTAATTAGCGACTTTTCCCTTCCGACATCGATTGGCCACCTCACAACGCCACTCCAACACCCGGCACGGCAGGGACGACTGGCCCAGATGGTTCTGTGGATGCTCCAGAACCACCTGTTGATGCAACTTCACACCTATGTTCAATTTATCGCCGCGTACGACGACGAGGAAGATTCATCCGGGTCCTGTCGATCGCTGGACAAGATCATTCAGAACGGAACTGCCCCGGAACAGCCAGCCCAGCCCAAGATCAACGTTTGCAGTTCGCTACCGGCGACTTCCAGCCAACCACTGGCCGTTCCAATCAACCGGAAGCACTCACTTTCGGAGGAGTTATTCCCGGACAGTCTAACCCTTGCGTCGACCACTTCCAACACGCGACCTTCGTCCGCCAGTCACCGGTCCAACCGGACAACGACCTCCAGCACGGACAACGACGAAAGTATAGCTTCTATGGAGGACGAGGACAAAATTAAGCGCCTCCTGTCGGCGTTCGACGAGTGTGACCGGCGGGCCATCCTTAAAATACCGGCCGCGTCCAATCCGGACGACTTGGCGCTGATGGTACGGCTGTGGCAGGCCGGATATTTCAAGGGCGAGCACCACCTGGAAGAAATTATGTACTTTGAAAATCTACGCCGCTCTCAGCTCCTCCAGCTGGTTGACAAATTCCGAGACGTGTTGACCATCTACGAGACGGAAGATCCGGCCATCGCCAGCCTGTACACGGTGCCACAATGAGAGCAAAATGTAAGtagcaacaataaaaaaactttattcgaaaaaatatcgTATAGCGCTGGTGCCGCCGGAAGGACTCTTCGAAAGCCCCCTTCTCTATGCCTTGAACGTTGGCACGCCCTCGAAGGTACAGCCAGATCTTTGGATGATTTGCCGTGCGGCCCAGATGCCACACTTGATGCAGGTCTCGTAGCTTTCGTGCTGCACCAGCTGGGCAAGGAAACCGCCCACGAAGGCATCGCCCGCCCCGTTGGTGTCCACGATTTGTTCCGTCGCAAGCTTCTCCACCGGATATTCGGCAATTTTACCGTCCTGGATCAAGAGGACAGGATCGCTGCCCTGAGTGATGATCACAACCCGACCGCGGCCACTGTTTTGCTTCGGCAGGGCCGCCATCTTCAGCCCGATTTCCTTCAGATCTTCCGTACCCAGCTCCTGCTTCTCGGCAAAGGCCAACGCTTCCTGGAAGAACAatcgtaaaattaaatttgcttttTCAAGACCAGATCTTAACTCACAGTTTCATTGCCAAAGATGATGTCAATGTATGGGAACACCTGGTCCAGGTTATCCTTGAAAAACTGCGGAATGAACGGCGCGCTCAGGTTCATCATAAAGGGCCGATCCTGGGCCAGGGCGCGCTTGGCCACCAGCAAGATGCTCTCCACACTGACCGTCAGGAAGAAGCCGGAAATGTAAAAGTATTCGGCCTCCTTCAGGTACTTTTCGTTCTCCGGTGTGGTCAAGTGGTCCACGGTAAAGTTGTTGGCCGCGGCCAGATTCGCACACAGACTGCGCTGCGTTCCCGTAATCAAAACGGCACAGGTTCCCGTGGGCGTCTCCTTACAACGCTGGTACTGCACGTTCACCCCATCGCTGGAAGCCTTCTCCGACAAAATCTCCGAGTATTTGTCCTGGCCGACGCACCCAAAGAACACGGCTACCTTTGGCCGCTGCAGAATCCACTGCGCCACGCGGAACGAATTCTGGACACTTCCTCCGGCAATGTACTCCGCTTTGTACTTTTCAATCAACTCATTATAACTGAAATGCAAGAAAACCGTTAATCATCATGATGTGGGACAATTAATCAGCAATAATTACATCGGCATGTGCTTGTCCTCGGCCAGAATGGCGTTATTTGGCAGCATGTCATACTTGGCAAGGAATTCGCTCTCCACGGTGGCGGAAATGTCCAGCAAAGGATTGCCACAACCAAGCAAAAGTCCGTCCCTGAAACAAACAAGATTATCATCCCAACACCAACCTTGACCCCTCTCCGAGCGGAAGCGGGATCGTGCCAAAGCACTCAACAACTACTTCTTTTGTGCTCTAAATTAGCCTAATCACAGATTCGCTTGAAGTGCAAACCTCTTGACCCGAAGGCCACTTATCAACTTCGTGTGCTAAGAGAACATCGTCGTCGCACACATTCAAGCACGTATCTATCTATCTTCTCTCTAACCTCGACCTAAGCTAGTTCTAATCCTAAACTTAACCCCCCTCCGAAGACGAGTTATGAAATGAATCTCACCTCAGGTTTGCCATCGTCGCCCTCTGTTCTTATCAATACTCAAAAGTGTGATGTAGAGTTCCAGAAGCACCTTCTCCTCCAAAAAAAATGCGTCTGCCCGGCAGGGATGCTGTGTTGTTACTGGACCGCTGGACACCGGACGGAGCTACACGATCTGGCCACACTGAAAGAAACCAACATTGCATTCTCAAGTGTTTTTTCACGTGAGAGtctcaaaaaatcaacacaatAA harbors:
- the LOC120423708 gene encoding GATOR complex protein NPRL3; the protein is MEVTPLSIILVKSDSKGDRLLFRYPFNVFNGTQFQTSVAPARKTPYSIVHNGDDVLQNAPPIVSNICFDQLYGISDDVLATLFAVKSELCNQKFELKVNDVRFVSHPTLVKVDGGEDQKNTSYFRINIVFALHAQASYSIVKCYYELSKRIGVALLYEERRVAYLSNEMKQMVACMDEATAAVQEHDQTGSGNNNAFDTILKDCTLAQFIKTIYHDLCTTGLLNVTLNDSVTLSFCLPQKAYQFHKKGVVVEPEAIDRCLHALKPYHGMLLLVDPSELLDCVPPSGARMLLQLIEAYNPLKSLQNMASDADLLIENVYQLVGHLVYWAKATIIYPLCETNVYVIAPDAQLNIHSNLPDKFATKFPGMSLFEVISDFSLPTSIGHLTTPLQHPARQGRLAQMVLWMLQNHLLMQLHTYVQFIAAYDDEEDSSGSCRSLDKIIQNGTAPEQPAQPKINVCSSLPATSSQPLAVPINRKHSLSEELFPDSLTLASTTSNTRPSSASHRSNRTTTSSTDNDESIASMEDEDKIKRLLSAFDECDRRAILKIPAASNPDDLALMVRLWQAGYFKGEHHLEEIMYFENLRRSQLLQLVDKFRDVLTIYETEDPAIASLYTVPQ
- the LOC120423709 gene encoding uncharacterized protein LOC120423709, translated to MANLRDGLLLGCGNPLLDISATVESEFLAKYDMLPNNAILAEDKHMPIYNELIEKYKAEYIAGGSVQNSFRVAQWILQRPKVAVFFGCVGQDKYSEILSEKASSDGVNVQYQRCKETPTGTCAVLITGTQRSLCANLAAANNFTVDHLTTPENEKYLKEAEYFYISGFFLTVSVESILLVAKRALAQDRPFMMNLSAPFIPQFFKDNLDQVFPYIDIIFGNETEALAFAEKQELGTEDLKEIGLKMAALPKQNSGRGRVVIITQGSDPVLLIQDGKIAEYPVEKLATEQIVDTNGAGDAFVGGFLAQLVQHESYETCIKCGIWAARQIIQRSGCTFEGVPTFKA